From Pseudoxanthomonas sp. YR558, the proteins below share one genomic window:
- the rimI gene encoding ribosomal protein S18-alanine N-acetyltransferase: MSALGVEASPASTPSLRPMREADLDAVLAIEQRGYPFPWTRGIFRDCLKAGYPSWVLTEHSLVIGYGLLSIAADEAHVLNICIAPERQGRGLGRHLLRALVKIARDHRAQRVFLEVRPSNPGAIALYHSEGFNEIGRRPRYYPARDGREDALVMAIELVADDITTMPPL; encoded by the coding sequence ATGAGTGCGTTGGGCGTCGAAGCTTCACCGGCGTCCACTCCCAGCCTGCGGCCGATGCGCGAGGCCGATCTGGACGCCGTGCTGGCGATCGAGCAGCGCGGCTATCCCTTTCCGTGGACGCGCGGCATCTTCCGCGACTGCCTCAAGGCGGGATATCCGTCCTGGGTGCTCACCGAACACAGCCTGGTTATCGGCTACGGCCTGTTGAGCATTGCCGCGGACGAGGCCCACGTGTTGAACATCTGCATCGCGCCGGAACGGCAAGGGCGCGGGCTCGGCAGACACCTGTTGCGCGCGCTGGTGAAGATCGCCCGCGACCACCGCGCACAACGCGTCTTCCTGGAAGTGCGCCCATCCAATCCGGGCGCGATCGCGCTGTACCACAGCGAAGGCTTCAACGAGATCGGCCGCCGGCCCCGCTACTATCCGGCCCGCGATGGTCGCGAGGACGCATTGGTGATGGCGATCGAACTGGTCGCCGACGACATCACCACGATGCCGCCGCTGTAG
- a CDS encoding threonine/serine exporter family protein, translating into MPDETLTTATYAQRIAFVCEIAGRLHSYGTTAQRLEGTVVGLSQRLGLDCEPWSNPTGLILSFSDPARPLGASDSTRVIRLAPGETDLHKLSEADRIADAVSAGEMSIAQGHTALRALDRARSVRWRAMQIFASGLAAAAVAGLWRLPWLDMATAGLIGVIIGVLGELIARRPQMKEASDAISALVAGFVAILIANFIAPLNLNTVIIASLIVLLPGMALTNAVNELTSQHLVSGVARFAGALATVLKLTVGSMIAVTLAQLLGLYPEVRALRPQPEWVEWASMVVAAYAFAVLFKAHRRDYFWVMAAAIAGYSISRYAGAAWGSPVGIFLSALTLTAAGNAFARWANRPGALIRVPGILMLVPGSTSLRGLLTLVQQQDVGVGQSALLAVTNVVMALIAGLLFGNLLISSRKNL; encoded by the coding sequence ATGCCCGACGAGACGCTCACCACCGCCACGTACGCCCAGCGCATCGCCTTCGTCTGCGAGATCGCCGGTCGCCTGCACAGCTACGGCACGACGGCGCAGCGCCTGGAGGGCACGGTCGTCGGCCTGTCCCAGCGACTGGGGCTGGATTGCGAACCGTGGTCGAATCCCACCGGGCTGATCCTGAGTTTCAGCGACCCGGCGCGGCCGCTCGGCGCCAGCGACAGCACCCGGGTGATCCGGCTCGCGCCCGGCGAAACCGACCTGCACAAACTGAGCGAAGCCGACCGCATCGCCGATGCCGTGTCCGCCGGCGAAATGAGCATCGCTCAGGGCCACACCGCGCTGCGGGCGCTGGATCGCGCGCGCAGCGTGCGCTGGCGAGCGATGCAGATCTTCGCCTCCGGCCTGGCGGCGGCGGCCGTGGCCGGCCTGTGGCGGCTGCCGTGGCTCGACATGGCGACCGCGGGGCTGATCGGCGTGATCATCGGCGTGCTCGGCGAACTGATCGCGCGCCGTCCGCAGATGAAGGAAGCCAGCGATGCGATTTCGGCGCTCGTGGCGGGCTTCGTCGCGATCCTCATCGCGAATTTCATCGCGCCGTTGAACCTCAACACGGTGATCATCGCCTCGCTGATCGTGCTGCTGCCCGGCATGGCGCTGACCAATGCGGTGAACGAGCTCACCAGCCAGCACCTGGTCTCGGGCGTGGCGCGTTTCGCGGGCGCACTGGCCACCGTGCTGAAGCTCACCGTCGGCAGCATGATCGCGGTGACCCTGGCCCAGCTGTTGGGACTGTATCCGGAGGTGCGCGCCCTGCGTCCGCAACCGGAGTGGGTCGAATGGGCTTCGATGGTGGTGGCGGCCTATGCCTTCGCCGTGCTGTTCAAGGCGCACCGGCGCGACTACTTCTGGGTGATGGCGGCCGCCATCGCCGGCTACAGCATTTCGCGGTATGCGGGCGCGGCCTGGGGTAGTCCGGTGGGTATCTTCCTGTCCGCGCTGACGCTCACGGCCGCGGGAAATGCGTTTGCACGCTGGGCCAACCGGCCGGGCGCGCTGATCCGCGTGCCGGGCATCCTGATGCTGGTACCGGGCAGCACCAGCCTGCGCGGCTTGCTCACGCTGGTGCAGCAGCAGGATGTGGGCGTCGGGCAATCCGCGCTGTTGGCCGTCACCAACGTGGTGATGGCGCTGATCGCGGGCCTGCTGTTCGGCAACCTGTTGATCTCCTCGCGCAAGAACCTCTGA
- a CDS encoding DMT family transporter, with protein sequence MALGSAATWAVGVILARQLGAHLPPLSLNLLKNGLVLAVLAPVALVVHADAWPTLPAAELAIVIASGVIGIALADTLYFRALNELGAGRMGVIGNLYSPLVLLLGFVFLDERLGAGQWIGFALVGLGVLLVSRPPGEWKTHPQHTARGIMIGLSAIALMAIAIVMVKRTLETQPLLWVTLLRLAGAVVGLLVVATLPTMRARMRFVPADVPWRRLLLAALIGQGLSMVLWLGGYKFTSASVAAILNESASVFLVVLAALWLREPLGKRAFIGVVLTFSGIACMLLGRAMP encoded by the coding sequence ATGGCACTGGGCAGCGCAGCAACGTGGGCGGTGGGCGTGATCCTGGCGCGCCAGCTGGGCGCACACCTGCCGCCGCTCTCGCTCAATCTGCTCAAGAACGGGCTGGTGCTGGCGGTGCTCGCGCCGGTGGCGCTGGTGGTCCATGCCGACGCCTGGCCCACGTTGCCGGCCGCCGAACTCGCCATCGTCATCGCCAGCGGCGTGATCGGTATCGCGCTGGCGGATACGCTGTATTTCCGCGCGCTCAACGAACTGGGCGCGGGCCGGATGGGTGTGATCGGCAATCTGTACAGCCCGCTGGTGCTGCTGCTGGGCTTTGTGTTCCTGGATGAGCGCCTCGGCGCCGGACAATGGATCGGCTTCGCGCTGGTGGGCCTCGGTGTCTTGCTGGTCAGTCGTCCGCCGGGCGAATGGAAAACCCATCCGCAGCACACCGCGCGCGGCATCATGATCGGACTGTCTGCGATCGCGCTGATGGCTATCGCCATCGTGATGGTGAAGCGCACGCTAGAAACGCAACCGTTGTTGTGGGTGACCCTGCTGCGACTGGCCGGTGCCGTCGTCGGCCTGCTGGTGGTCGCCACCCTGCCCACGATGCGCGCGCGTATGCGCTTCGTTCCTGCCGATGTCCCGTGGCGTCGCCTGCTGCTGGCCGCACTGATCGGCCAGGGGCTGTCCATGGTGTTGTGGCTGGGCGGCTACAAGTTCACCTCGGCCTCGGTCGCGGCGATCCTCAACGAGTCCGCTTCGGTGTTCCTGGTGGTGCTTGCAGCACTGTGGCTGCGCGAGCCGCTGGGCAAGCGGGCGTTCATCGGCGTGGTCCTCACGTTCAGCGGGATAGCCTGTATGCTCCTTGGCCGAGCGATGCCATGA
- a CDS encoding MlaE family lipid ABC transporter permease subunit, giving the protein MTPTLARPHCEADPAKPGQVRLGGDWTLSSALVVAEELRGLPEAVTRIDATAIDRIDSAGVLQLLRFAKRRGMELSDIAFRQDHQALVSTIEDVADDRPPRKRDYGVLAALSRLGYRVHENKQEIVALLSFTGENLVKLVRMVKEPRRFRPTATVAHMEAVGLDAVPLVILLSYMVGAVIAFLGSTVLRDFGAEIYVVELVSIAFLREFAVLMTAIVLAGRTASAFTAQIGAMKSREEIDAIRTLGLDPIDLLVIPRLIALLVMLPLLTFISMMAGLAGGVTVGAFDLGIPPQMYIARMHDTIEVKHFLVGLSKAPVFALVIGLIGCLEGLRVEGTAQSVGERTTSSVVQTISLVIIIDALAALWFMHMDW; this is encoded by the coding sequence ATGACCCCCACCCTTGCCCGCCCGCACTGCGAAGCCGATCCCGCCAAGCCTGGCCAGGTGCGGCTGGGTGGCGACTGGACGCTTTCGAGCGCGCTGGTAGTGGCCGAGGAACTTCGCGGCCTGCCCGAGGCGGTGACGCGCATCGACGCGACCGCGATCGACCGCATCGATTCGGCCGGCGTGCTGCAGCTGCTGCGCTTCGCCAAACGGCGTGGCATGGAACTCTCCGACATCGCCTTCCGCCAGGACCACCAGGCGCTGGTCAGCACCATCGAGGACGTGGCTGATGACCGTCCGCCGCGCAAGCGCGACTACGGCGTGCTGGCCGCGCTGTCGCGCCTGGGCTATCGCGTGCACGAGAACAAGCAGGAGATCGTCGCCCTGCTGAGCTTCACTGGCGAGAACCTGGTCAAGCTGGTGCGCATGGTGAAGGAGCCGCGCCGCTTCCGCCCCACGGCCACCGTGGCGCACATGGAAGCCGTCGGCCTGGACGCCGTGCCGCTGGTGATCCTGCTGTCGTACATGGTGGGCGCGGTGATCGCCTTCCTCGGCTCCACGGTGTTGCGCGATTTCGGCGCGGAAATCTACGTGGTGGAACTGGTGAGCATCGCGTTCCTGCGCGAGTTCGCCGTATTGATGACCGCCATCGTGCTGGCCGGCCGCACCGCCTCCGCATTCACCGCGCAGATCGGCGCGATGAAGAGCCGCGAGGAGATCGACGCCATCCGCACGCTGGGCCTGGACCCGATCGACCTGCTGGTCATTCCGCGCCTGATCGCACTGCTCGTCATGCTGCCGCTGCTGACCTTCATCTCGATGATGGCGGGCCTGGCCGGCGGCGTCACCGTCGGCGCATTCGACCTGGGCATTCCGCCGCAGATGTACATCGCACGCATGCACGACACCATCGAGGTGAAGCACTTCCTCGTGGGGCTGTCCAAGGCGCCGGTGTTCGCGCTGGTGATCGGCCTGATCGGTTGCCTGGAGGGCCTGCGCGTGGAAGGCACCGCACAGTCGGTGGGCGAACGCACCACCTCAAGTGTCGTGCAGACCATTTCGCTCGTCATCATCATCGACGCGCTCGCTGCGTTGTGGTTCATGCACATGGACTGGTGA
- a CDS encoding DUF4124 domain-containing protein: MRLVPCLAALALCLAVVATTKAQQVYQWKDKNGVTHYSDTPPPSQQVQNRRINQYGAPANETQPAGKPVENPQCATARRNLEVLGNKAPVQQDTDGDGKPDATLDDNGRATQRALAEAAIQAYCKPAGA, from the coding sequence ATGCGCCTCGTCCCCTGCCTCGCCGCGCTGGCGCTGTGCCTCGCCGTTGTCGCCACCACGAAGGCCCAGCAGGTCTACCAGTGGAAGGACAAGAACGGCGTCACCCACTATTCGGACACGCCTCCGCCCAGCCAGCAGGTCCAGAACCGCCGCATCAACCAGTACGGCGCGCCGGCCAACGAAACGCAACCTGCCGGTAAGCCGGTGGAGAACCCGCAGTGCGCCACCGCGCGCCGGAACCTGGAAGTGCTGGGCAACAAGGCGCCCGTGCAGCAGGACACAGATGGCGACGGCAAACCCGATGCCACGCTGGACGACAACGGGCGCGCCACGCAGCGCGCCCTGGCCGAGGCCGCCATCCAGGCCTACTGCAAGCCCGCCGGCGCCTGA
- a CDS encoding DUF4124 domain-containing protein has protein sequence MRAWLAIVAGLAVGGGVAWWLSRDEADGPEARREAGRAGAAPVDTRPSLYRWRDDAGVLQITEQPPKGRRYERIERDTPAGIRVSGDSKDTKE, from the coding sequence GTGCGCGCCTGGCTGGCCATCGTGGCGGGCCTGGCGGTAGGCGGCGGCGTGGCGTGGTGGCTATCGCGGGACGAAGCCGACGGACCCGAGGCCCGACGCGAGGCGGGACGCGCCGGCGCCGCCCCTGTGGATACGCGTCCTTCGCTGTACCGCTGGCGCGACGACGCAGGCGTCCTCCAGATCACCGAACAACCGCCGAAGGGCCGGCGTTACGAGCGCATCGAGCGTGACACGCCCGCTGGCATCCGGGTGAGCGGCGACAGCAAGGACACGAAGGAATAG
- the pssA gene encoding CDP-diacylglycerol--serine O-phosphatidyltransferase, protein MNEIKPPPRSRGIYLLPNLFTTAGLFAGFFAIIAAANGQFVNAAIAVFVAGLMDGIDGRVARLTGTSSDFGVQYDSLADLVSFGLAPALVMYHWSLSALKFDGGVMGRVGWVVAFLYAACAALRLARFNTQVGTVDKRWFIGLASPAAAGLMMSFVWAFADGELGWTGEELRYVALAVTLVAALLMVSRIRFWSFKGTGEGGAKADRIPFVVLALVPLGLAILFIDLPRTLFAVGVVYALSGPAYWLWQRTRRTRDGAA, encoded by the coding sequence ATGAACGAAATCAAGCCGCCCCCGCGCTCGCGCGGGATCTACCTGTTGCCCAACCTGTTCACCACCGCGGGCCTGTTCGCCGGGTTCTTCGCGATCATCGCCGCTGCCAACGGCCAGTTCGTCAATGCGGCCATCGCCGTGTTCGTGGCGGGCCTGATGGATGGCATCGACGGCCGCGTGGCGCGCCTGACCGGCACTAGCAGCGACTTCGGCGTGCAGTACGACTCTCTCGCCGACCTGGTCAGCTTCGGCCTGGCGCCGGCGCTGGTGATGTACCACTGGTCGCTGTCGGCGCTGAAGTTCGATGGTGGCGTGATGGGGCGAGTGGGCTGGGTGGTGGCGTTCCTGTACGCCGCGTGCGCGGCGCTGCGCCTGGCCCGCTTCAATACGCAGGTCGGCACGGTGGACAAGCGGTGGTTCATCGGACTGGCCAGCCCGGCAGCGGCGGGGTTGATGATGTCGTTCGTCTGGGCGTTCGCCGATGGCGAGCTCGGCTGGACCGGCGAGGAACTCCGCTACGTGGCGCTGGCGGTGACGTTGGTGGCCGCGCTGTTGATGGTCAGCCGGATCCGCTTCTGGAGCTTCAAGGGCACCGGCGAAGGCGGCGCGAAAGCCGACCGTATCCCGTTCGTGGTGCTTGCCCTGGTGCCGTTGGGGTTGGCGATCCTTTTCATCGACCTGCCGCGCACGCTGTTCGCGGTGGGTGTGGTCTACGCGCTGTCCGGGCCGGCCTACTGGCTGTGGCAGCGCACCCGCCGCACGCGGGACGGCGCCGCATGA
- a CDS encoding proline--tRNA ligase, translating into MRLSQFHLRTTKETPADAELVSHQLMLRAGMIRKLAAGLYTWSPLGLRVLRKVETVVREEMDRAGAIEMIMPTIQPRELWEETGRWEKFGGQLLKITDRKEQHFCYSPTAEEAVTDFARQELSSYKQLPVNFYQIQTKFRDEIRPRFGVMRAREFVMKDAYSFHITDEDLVREYRNMHAAYTRIFTRLGLDFRAVQADSGAIGGDASQEFHVLAESGEDSIAFSTGSDYAANVEKAQAAAPGPRAATSETMNKVATPTQKTCEDVAALLGIPLQRTVKSIAVMTDDGFVLALVRGDHAVNEIKLGKVAGLADYRMASEAEIAAHLGSEPGFLGPVNARQAIRVVADRDVAAMADFVVGANEAGYHLAGVNWGRDLGEPETVADIRNVVEGDKAADGGEIRLVRGIEVGHVFQLGRKYSEAMKFTVLDDAGKAAAPAMGCYGIGVSRIVAAAIEQNHDANGIIWPVPMAPWAVAVCVINPKNDAAVNTAAEQLLADLQASGIEAVLDDRGLRPGAMFADIELIGIPHRVVVSERGLAAGTFEYRARRATDAENIGRDELLARLRG; encoded by the coding sequence ATGCGCCTGTCGCAGTTCCACCTCCGCACCACCAAGGAAACCCCGGCCGACGCCGAACTGGTCAGCCACCAGTTGATGTTGCGCGCCGGCATGATCCGCAAGCTGGCCGCCGGCCTGTACACCTGGTCGCCGCTCGGCCTGCGCGTGCTGCGCAAGGTGGAGACCGTCGTGCGCGAGGAAATGGACCGCGCCGGCGCGATCGAGATGATCATGCCGACCATCCAGCCGCGCGAGCTGTGGGAGGAGACCGGGCGCTGGGAGAAGTTCGGCGGCCAGCTGCTGAAGATCACCGACCGCAAGGAGCAGCACTTCTGCTATAGCCCGACGGCCGAGGAAGCGGTCACCGACTTTGCGCGCCAGGAACTGTCCAGCTACAAGCAGCTGCCGGTCAATTTCTACCAGATCCAGACCAAGTTCCGCGACGAGATCCGCCCGCGTTTCGGCGTGATGCGTGCGCGCGAGTTCGTGATGAAGGATGCGTACTCCTTCCACATCACCGACGAGGACCTGGTACGCGAGTACCGCAACATGCATGCGGCGTACACGCGCATCTTCACCCGTTTGGGCCTGGATTTCCGTGCGGTGCAGGCGGACAGCGGTGCCATCGGCGGCGACGCATCGCAGGAATTCCACGTGCTGGCAGAGTCCGGCGAAGATTCCATCGCCTTCTCCACCGGCTCGGACTACGCGGCGAACGTCGAGAAGGCGCAGGCCGCCGCACCCGGTCCGCGCGCGGCCACATCGGAAACGATGAACAAAGTCGCCACGCCCACGCAGAAGACCTGCGAGGACGTCGCCGCGCTGCTCGGCATTCCACTGCAGCGCACGGTGAAGTCGATCGCGGTGATGACCGACGATGGTTTCGTGCTGGCGCTGGTGCGCGGTGACCACGCCGTCAACGAGATCAAGCTGGGCAAGGTCGCCGGCCTGGCCGACTACCGCATGGCCAGCGAGGCGGAGATCGCCGCCCACCTCGGCAGCGAGCCCGGCTTCCTCGGCCCGGTGAACGCGCGCCAGGCGATCCGCGTGGTGGCCGATCGCGACGTCGCCGCGATGGCGGATTTCGTCGTCGGCGCAAACGAGGCCGGCTACCACCTGGCCGGCGTCAACTGGGGCCGCGACCTGGGCGAACCGGAAACCGTGGCCGACATCCGCAATGTGGTGGAAGGCGACAAGGCCGCCGATGGCGGCGAGATCCGCCTCGTGCGCGGCATCGAAGTCGGCCATGTGTTCCAGCTCGGCCGCAAGTACAGCGAAGCGATGAAGTTCACCGTGCTGGACGATGCCGGCAAGGCCGCCGCGCCCGCCATGGGCTGCTACGGCATCGGCGTATCGCGCATCGTCGCCGCCGCGATCGAACAGAACCACGACGCCAACGGCATCATCTGGCCCGTGCCGATGGCGCCCTGGGCCGTGGCCGTCTGCGTGATCAATCCCAAGAACGACGCAGCGGTGAATACGGCGGCCGAGCAGCTCTTGGCGGACCTGCAGGCAAGCGGCATCGAAGCCGTCCTCGACGACCGCGGCCTGCGCCCCGGCGCGATGTTCGCCGACATCGAGCTGATCGGCATCCCGCATCGCGTGGTGGTATCCGAGCGCGGGCTCGCGGCAGGCACGTTCGAGTACCGCGCACGCCGTGCGACCGATGCGGAGAACATCGGGCGCGACGAACTGCTCGCCCGCCTACGCGGGTGA
- a CDS encoding ABC transporter ATP-binding protein, which produces MADDNPIIRVRGLVNRFGEQTVHEGLDLDVRRGEILGVVGGSGTGKSVLMRSILGLRQPDEGQITVLGEDARSEDPAARQHIERNTGVLFQDGALFSSLTVGENVQVPLKEHHPELPDSWRYELALLKVKLAGLPADALNKLPSQLSGGMRKRAGLARALALDPPLLFLDEPTAGLDPIGAAAFDRLIKTLQEALGLTVFLITHDLDTLYAICDRVAVLADQQVVTVAPLSEVERFDHPWVQEYFHGPRARAARDGQSAYRPPHTQTAV; this is translated from the coding sequence ATGGCCGACGACAACCCCATCATCCGCGTGCGTGGCCTGGTCAACCGCTTCGGCGAACAGACCGTGCACGAAGGCCTGGACCTGGACGTGCGCCGGGGCGAGATCCTCGGCGTGGTCGGCGGCTCGGGCACCGGCAAATCGGTGCTGATGCGTTCGATCCTCGGCCTGCGCCAGCCCGATGAAGGGCAGATCACGGTGCTCGGCGAGGATGCGCGCTCCGAAGACCCTGCCGCGCGCCAGCACATAGAACGCAACACCGGCGTGCTGTTCCAGGACGGCGCGCTGTTCTCCTCGCTGACCGTGGGCGAGAACGTGCAGGTGCCGCTGAAGGAGCATCACCCCGAGCTGCCCGACAGCTGGCGTTACGAGCTGGCGCTGCTCAAGGTCAAACTGGCGGGCCTGCCTGCCGATGCGCTCAACAAGTTGCCGTCGCAGTTGTCCGGCGGCATGCGCAAGCGCGCCGGCCTGGCGCGCGCGCTCGCGCTGGACCCGCCCCTCCTCTTCCTCGACGAACCCACCGCCGGCCTGGATCCGATCGGCGCGGCTGCGTTCGACCGGTTGATCAAGACGCTGCAGGAAGCGCTCGGGCTGACGGTGTTCCTGATCACCCATGATCTGGATACGCTGTACGCGATCTGCGACCGCGTCGCCGTGCTGGCTGACCAGCAGGTCGTCACCGTGGCGCCACTCAGCGAGGTCGAACGCTTCGACCACCCCTGGGTGCAGGAATATTTCCATGGTCCCCGCGCACGCGCCGCGCGCGATGGACAATCGGCCTACCGGCCACCCCACACGCAAACGGCGGTCTGA
- a CDS encoding MlaD family protein, with protein METRANYVLIGAFTLIIAAALLLFGLWAAKYSSERTWQEYQVVFREAVTGLSVGSPVQYNGIAVGSITKLSLAPNDPRQVIARIRVESYTPVKTDTRAKLAITSLTGPTIIQLSGGTPQAPALTTVDTREAPVIQTAPSALQNITDTANRIVERLDQVLSDKNVASITATLENLESMSNSLASREDGLESLIVSARDAAQNLDKTLTTTNGTIERLDQNLVRELPDILAKLESTLGKLDSAAGNADAIIGENRAAINSFANDGLGQLGPTLTELRGLVRDLRRVSDRLEGNPARYLLGRDAPKEFDPK; from the coding sequence ATGGAAACCCGTGCCAACTACGTGCTCATCGGCGCCTTCACACTGATCATCGCGGCCGCGCTGCTGCTGTTCGGGCTGTGGGCGGCCAAGTATTCGTCCGAACGCACCTGGCAGGAGTACCAGGTGGTGTTCCGCGAGGCGGTCACCGGTCTGTCGGTCGGCAGCCCGGTGCAGTACAACGGCATCGCGGTGGGTTCGATCACCAAGCTGTCGCTGGCGCCCAACGACCCGCGCCAGGTGATCGCGCGCATCCGCGTGGAGTCCTACACACCGGTGAAGACCGACACCCGCGCCAAGCTGGCCATCACCAGCCTGACCGGCCCCACCATCATCCAGCTGAGCGGCGGAACGCCGCAGGCGCCGGCGTTGACCACCGTGGACACGCGCGAAGCGCCGGTGATCCAGACGGCGCCCTCCGCGCTGCAGAACATCACCGACACCGCCAACCGGATCGTCGAGCGGCTCGACCAGGTACTCAGCGACAAGAACGTCGCTAGCATCACCGCCACGCTCGAAAACCTGGAATCGATGAGCAACTCGCTGGCCAGCCGCGAGGACGGGCTGGAGTCGCTGATCGTCAGCGCTCGCGACGCCGCGCAGAACCTCGACAAGACCCTGACCACCACCAACGGCACCATCGAGCGCCTGGACCAGAACTTGGTACGCGAGCTGCCCGACATCCTGGCCAAGCTGGAAAGCACGCTGGGCAAGCTGGACTCCGCCGCCGGCAACGCCGACGCGATCATTGGCGAGAACCGCGCGGCCATCAACAGCTTCGCCAACGACGGACTGGGCCAATTGGGCCCGACGCTCACCGAACTGCGCGGACTGGTGCGCGATCTGCGCCGCGTCAGCGACCGCCTCGAAGGCAATCCCGCGCGCTACCTGCTGGGCCGCGACGCACCCAAGGAGTTCGACCCGAAATGA